The Cloeon dipterum chromosome 3, ieCloDipt1.1, whole genome shotgun sequence genome includes a region encoding these proteins:
- the LOC135940811 gene encoding Fanconi anemia group A protein homolog has product MFLSQNMTQSGSKKRLFSEAFGTTQSSASQCAENFPTRFKSLLQEQQVALQQTRQDLLDPVKKNSVKSMVFLANQLVSKGSLSKVSLGKLIRSFRLPLELVWMLHCAELLHCTLYLESLDEANLASVGVRLAKLVQDGAVVSVDLIKSCAALAHGPEPPANLAPVVRTCHALLAQVERRLPFEEEDSAEKGPWWLAHLQQSLSPGVFARLAGSLLEVRLTSPPFISVHQALARQHEWKYPLPAFKMLLESQGSSTSALNLLTRVINEAREVNWKSALICVSSFVSLYSDADQKLSDLVRAWLSQALEHQEPETLLLCFVLIRQLGHASPTAPYASWFRNTFGSKHNTPCRTPAHFSYLLSFLNQLVQHEPLHCLKTHHEMPPYVPEKLRSELSDWRTMLFTRIKDLSDSNPGGIFPSEQGTRTQEQQVQSDVEKAIAHFESSKKVHELVMKAAICRKKYFDSNFLPALLIPRSGWRANDAQTRLIDSLLKVGKVSVGQFEAFHALCLERKYT; this is encoded by the exons atgttTCTGTCGCAAAACATGACACAATCTGGATCCAAAAag CGTCTATTCAGCGAAGCTTTCGGTACAACTCAAAGCAGCGCAAGTCAATGTGCGGAGAACTTCCCAACCAGGTTCAAAAGTCTTCTGCAGGAGCAGCAGGTTGCCCTGCAGCAGACGAGACAGGACCTTTTGGACCCTGTAAAGAAAAACAGCGTCAAGTCCATGGTTTTCCTTGCCAATCAGCTCGTTTCTAAAGGCTCGTTGTCCAAAGTTTCCCTTGGCAAGCTGATTAGAAGCTTT cGGCTTCCTTTGGAGCTGGTTTGGATGCTGCATTGTGCTGAACTCCTTCACTGCACCTTGTACCTGGAATC ATTGGATGAGGCAAACCTGGCGTCCGTGGGCGTCCGTCTCGCCAAGTTGGTGCAGGATGGCGCCGTCGTGTCTGTGGACCTGATCAAGAGCTGCGCCGCCTTGGCGCACGGCCCTGAGCCTCCCGCCAACCTGGCGCCTGTGGTCCGGACGTGCCACGCCCTGCTGGCTCAGGTGGAGCGCCGGCTGCCCTTCGAGGAGGAGGACAGTGCCGAGAAGGGGCCCTGGTGGCTGGCGCATTTGCAGCAGTCACTCAGTCCGGGCGTCTTTGCCAGGCTAGCCGGAAGCCTGCTCGAGGTGCGGCTGACGTCACCGCCGTTCATCAGCGTCCACCAGGCCCTCGCCAGGCAGCATGAGTGGAAATACCCTTTGCCTGCCTTCAAAATG CTATTGGAGAGTCAGGGTTCGTCGACAAGTGCTCTAAACCTGCTGACCAGAGTGATCAACGAGGCACGCGAAGTGAACTGGAAGTCCGCGCTGATCTGTGTCTCGTCCTTTGTTTCACTATACTCTGATGCCGACCAGAAGCTCTCAG ATTTGGTGCGTGCGTGGTTGAGTCAGGCGCTGGAGCATCAGGAGCCAGAGACGCTTCTTCTGTGCTTCGTGCTGATTCGGCAGCTGGGCCACGCGAGCCCCACGGCGCCCTACGCCTCCTGGTTCAGAAACACGTTTGGCAGCAAACACAACACGCCGTGCAGGACGCCAGCTCACTTTTCCTATCTTCTTTCCTTCCTGAACCAACTGGTGCAGCACGAGCCACTCCACTGCCTCAAAACCCACCATGAAATG CCGCCATACGTGCCTGAGAAGCTTAGAAGTGAGCTGTCCGATTGGCGGACGATGCTGTTCACTCGGATAAAAGATCTGAGTGACAGCAACCCTGGCGGCATCTTCCCAAGCGAGCAAGGCACCAGAACTCAGG AGCAGCAGGTGCAGAGCGACGTGGAAAAGGCGATTGCTCACTTTGAAAGTAGCAAAAAGGTGCACGAGTTGGTGATGAAGGCTGCGATATGCAGGAAGAAGTACTTTGACTCGAATTTTCTTCCGGCCCTGCTCATTCCaag GAGTGGGTGGAGGGCGAACGACGCGCAAACACGCCTCATAGACAGCCTGCTGAAGGTGGGGAAGGTGAGTGTGGGGCAGTTCGAGGCGTTCCACGCGCTGTGTCTCGAAAGAAAGTACACGTGA
- the DopEcR gene encoding G-protein coupled receptor 52 encodes MFERDGALIILSHNPEQEIAFTLEALTQAAIIFSLGVAIVVSNVLVIATFLTAHGPKEVINYYLLSLAVADLLCGLLVVPLSVYPAIVQHWVYGDMVCRLTGYVEVTLWSVSVYTFMWISVDRYLAIRKPLRYDTVQTKTRCQCWMAFTWISSCMLCCPPLLNYSTPHFDPEAYVCQLDWDNMMAYSVTMAILVLGPSLITIFYTYGYIFTVMRRVRSGVPIHDREYATALAENLSNPSHVMSFVLICSFWLSWAPYAGVRLYEYCTGLRFQVPMLHFTIVWVGVLNSFWKSLIYVTMSPSFRVGMRIFCLSLCCRYKGRRDDLSDDE; translated from the exons ATGTTCGAGCGGGACGGCGCCCTGATCATCCTAAGCCACAACCCTGAGCAGGAAATCGCCTTCACCCTGGAGGCCCTCACGCAGGCGGCCATCATCTTCTCGCTGGGGGTCGCCATCGTCGTCTCCAATGTCCTCGTCATCGCCACCTTCCTCACGGCCCACG GGCCGAAGGAGGTGATCAACTACTACCTGCTGTCGCTGGCGGTAGCCGACCTGCTATGCGGGCTGCTGGTGGTGCCTCTGTCGGTGTACCCGGCGATCGTGCAGCACTGGGTGTACGGCGACATGGTGTGTCGGCTGACCGGCTACGTGGAAGTGACTCTGTGGAGCGTGAGTGTGTACACGTTCATGTGGATAAGCGTGGACCGGTACCTGGCGATCCGCAAGCCGCTGCGCTACGACACGGTGCAGACGAAGACGCGCTGCCAGTGCTGGATGGCGTTCACGTGGATCTCGTCGTGCATGCTGTGCTGCCCGCCGCTGCTCAACTACAGCACGCCGCACTTTGACCCTGAGGCCTACGTCTGCCAGCTCGACTGGGACAACATGATGGCCTACTCGGTCACCATGGCCATCCTCGTGCTCGGCCCTTCGCTCATCACCATCTTCTACACCTACGGCTACATCTTCACCGTGATGCGACGCGTGCGATCCGGCGTGCCCATCCACGACCGCGAGTACGCCACAGCGCTCGCAGAGAACCTGTCCAACCCCAGCCACGTCATGTCCTTCGTCCTCATCTGCTCCTTCTGGCTCTCCTGGGCGCCCTACGCTGGCGTCAGGCTCTACGAGTACTGCACCGGCCTCAGGTTTCAG GTGCCGATGCTGCACTTCACGATCGTGTGGGTGGGCGTGCTCAACTCGTTCTGGAAGTCGCTGATCTACGTGACGATGAGTCCGTCGTTCCGCGTCGGCATGCGCATCTTCTGCCTCAGCCTGTGCTGCAGGTACAAGGGTCGCAGGGACGACCTCTCCGACGACGAGTAG